The proteins below come from a single Stomoxys calcitrans chromosome 1, idStoCalc2.1, whole genome shotgun sequence genomic window:
- the LOC106086606 gene encoding uncharacterized protein LOC106086606 isoform X3 — METRRMHVSQDDGDVTAPDNRVNFDKTIAAKLAEYVTSWITNDGSECLQRFINLELDLDTPMKEREHEFEKYYFISMKNLAKGRDLHVAAANMDSLQDSAIHLRQALDNFAEKLENARERIEGSMRLHQLLTHSVNDDSNQQEIERLAEKYGVKGLLEKHRDKDNIIEGGNRRKPDSLNLSYNNNNTSNAHKATNVMSQMTSSTPDVPKMRSLCHRSSSYGTGSYDGPNTCQCWRDSRNLDYMEDEMLDNDEEEGRSKIADSGVGECHRCEGNPKLTRMCSCQSLNEETDNLFKKNDELDDECFEQPSKCYMNIHSPLEANKHLQCFASTFELPKLEELSCLDPKIQKTLLLIMREMIGTERDYVRSLYYVIENYIDELLRDDIPQSLRGQRNVIFGNIEKIFEFHNNHFLTELERYENNPLKVGAAFLQMESKFYLYALYNKNKPKSDTLMSEYGTAFFKSKQIELNDKMDLASYLLKPVQRMGKYALLLQQLVKACSSVEGTALQEISADVEELQKAEEMVKFQLRHGNDLLAMDSLRDCDVNVKEQGRLLRQNEFLVWQGRGGKKTLRHIFLFEELVLFSKSRRFPDHKNLDIYIYKNSIKTSDIGLTAHVGDSPTKFEIWFRKRKPEDTWTLQCMSEDIKNAWTEEISKLLWTQAKRNREIRLAEMSSMGIGSKPCLDIRPSNNQINDRSITISQLGKAPKLRHSFVGLQSEQNKGARRPTSLISESSLSSGTSSSSLSKSSTASSTSSAHNHAHHYQPGVGLELINESQTLDQCDAGKSFNHHQHHHILNQNHSMTNGNGNTNGTMNPRIRNNHKRSIVSQMSMESGIMSDICMTPDQDNNDLITSWPSNPADALTSPVNNNIANKFHFKCHTYAMGKKSDLQHYQQQHHLHAKECSRSKDDSAEQEVPQHQTQT; from the exons gtgACTTCATGGATAACAAATGATGGTAGCGAATGCCTACAACGTTTCATTAATCTGGAATTGGATTTGGATACTCCAATGAAAGAAAGGGAACacgaatttgaaaaatattatttcatatCCATG AAAAACTTGGCCAAAGGTCGTGACCTACATGTTGCTGCTGCCAATATGGACTCACTACAGGATAGTGCCATACATCTACGACAAGCTCTtgacaattttgctgaaaagcTTGAAAATGCACGAGAAAGAATTGAGGGATCAATGCGTTTGCATCAGCTCCTCACTCATAGTGTTAATGATGATAGCAATCAGCAAGAAATCGAAAGATTAGCAGAAAAGTACGGAGTTAAAGGCCTCTTGGAAAAACATCGCGACAAAGATAATATAATTGAAGGAGGTAATCGACGTAAACCTGATAGCTTAAATTtaagttacaacaacaacaacaccagcaaTGCCCATAAAGCGACAAATGTTATGTCTCAAATGACTAGCAGTACTCCGGATGTACCGAAGATGCGTTCATTGTGCCATAGATCGAGTAGTTATGGTACCGGTTCCTATGACGGTCCCAATACCTGCCAATGCTGGCGCGACAGCAGAAATCTTGACTACATGGAAGATGAGATGTTGGATAATGACGAAGAAGAGGGTCGCTCGAAAATCGCCGATTCAGGTGTTGGCGAATGCCATCGTTGCGAGGGGAATCCGAAATTGACCAGAATGTGTTCATGCCAAAGTCTAAACGAGGAAACGGAtaatttatttaagaaaaa CGATGAACTCGACGATGAATGCTTCGAGCAACCATCCAAATGTTATATGAATATCCATTCTCCTCTGGAGGCCAACAAACACTTGCAATGTTTTGCTTCCACGTTTGAATTGCCAAAATTAGAAGAATTGAGCTGTCTGGATCCAAAAATACAAAA AACGCTCCTCTTGATCATGCGAGAAATGATTGGCACGGAACGTGATTATGTACGTTCACTTTACTACGTCATTGAGAATTATATCGATGAATTGTTGCGCGATGATATACCACAATCGTTGCGTGGTCAACGCAACGTCATCTTCGGTAATATCGAAAAAATATTCGAATTTCACAATAATCACTTTCTCACCGAATTGGAACGATACGAAAATAATCCACTGAAAGTGGGTGCTGCCTTTCTACAAAtggaatcgaaattttacttgtatGCTCTctacaacaaaaataaaccaaaaagtGATACACTCATGAGTGAATATGGGACGGCATTTTTTAAG TCTAAACAAATTGAACTAAATGACAAAATGGACCTGGCGTCTTATCTGTTAAAACCTGTCCAACGTATGGGAAAGTATGCACTTCTTTTGCAGCAGCTGGTTAAAGCATGTAGCAGTGTTGAG GGTACAGCTCTTCAGGAAATATCCGCCGATGTTGAGGAACTTCAGAAAGCAGAAGAAATGGTAAAATTTCAACTTAGACATGGAAATGATTTACTTGCCATGGACTCATTGCGGGACTGTGATGTGAATGTCAAAGAACAGGGACGATTATTGAGACAAAATGAGTTTCTGGTGTGGCAAGGACGCGGCGGCAAGAAAACACTGAGACATATTTTCTTATTTGAAGAATTGGTATTATTCAGTAAATCTCGAAGATTCCCAGATCATAAG AATCTTGATATATACATTTACAAGAATAGTATCAAGACCTCAGATATTGGCTTAACAGCACATGTCGGCGATTCACctaccaaatttgaaatttggtttAGAAAACGTAAACCCGAAGACACTTGGACTCTGCAATGTATGTCGGAAGATATTAAGAATGCTTGGAcagaagaaatttcaaaattacttTGGACTCAAGCGAAAAGAAATCGAG AGATTCGCCTTGCTGAAATGTCTTCAATGGGCATTGGTAGTAAACCTTGTCTAGACATAAGGCCTAGTAATAATCAAATCAATGACAGATCCATAACCATTAGCCAATTGGGCAAAG CTCCCAAACTTCGCCATTCTTTTGTGGGATTACAATCGGAACAAAATAAAGGAGCACGCCGTCCCACATCTTTAATATCGGAAAGTTCCCTTTCGAGTGGTACCAGCAGCTCCTCTCTAAGTAAATCCTCAACCGCCTCATCAACATCATCTGCCCACAATCATGCTCACCACTATCAGCCCGGAGTGGGGCTTGAACTCATAAATGAATCTCAAACCTTAGATCAGTGCGATGCTGGGAAATCATTTAATCACCATCAGCATCACCACATACTCAATCAAAATCATAGCATGACTAATGGAAATGGAAACACAAATGGAACAATGAATCCCAGGATTCGGAATAATCATAAACGATCGATTGTCAGCCAAATGTCTATGG AAAGTGGTATAATGTCTGATATATGCATGACACCTGATCAGGATAATAATGACCTAATAACTTCCTGGCCGTCCAATCCCGCAGATGCCTTAACCTCTCCAGTAAACAACAATATCGCCAATAAATTCCACTTTAAATGCCATACCTATGCTATGGGAAAGAAAAGCGACTTGCAACACTACCAGCAGCAGCACCATCTACACGCCAAGGAGTGTTCAAGAAGTAAGGACGATAGCGCCGAACAAGAAGTTCCACAGCATCAAACACAAACTTAA